From the Triticum urartu cultivar G1812 chromosome 4, Tu2.1, whole genome shotgun sequence genome, the window GGAAGCCACGAGCACGACGGAACATAATATATGTGTGTGCTTTCCATGAGGATTGGGAGATGATATTGATTTGGTCTAACGGGATTGCTAATTCTCAGTTGACTGAGACTCTGTATTCATGGAATCTTACGTGGAGATCCatgcaaaattttctttttagtttttcttttttcttttctacATGTTATGTCACTTGACTTAGACTTGGttaagtctcagtcgactgagatcTAACCACACTCTTGATCTAAATGAGAGATGAGAGTACCCGCAAAAAATAATGGGAGATGAGAGAAAGGGAAAAACGGACATTgtgatttcttcttcttcttcatttttatTAGCCAGGTGGACACATGCCAGCGCTGGATTGCTTTCCTAATGAACGGCAGTCCCATGTGTTGCCAATAAATTTAGCCGGGACGTTGAACTGATTAACTCATCGATCGTGCATGCCCACACCTATCTGCCCATCTGTCGTCGTTCCTTGCTTACTGTGCAAGGAAACGTGCAGCACGAGTGGCCATCATGCACACCATGAATGCGATTTCCTCGGGTTGTTTTTCTATTAGCGACACACGGCAGGTCAGGGTCTGAATGAGATGGCGCGGAACGGCAATCAGCTAGTAATCTCCTGCAACGTTACCCTCTATCTGGATTGAATTGTAATCAAGTTGGTACGTAGagtaacatgcatgcatgcacgagagacgTTGCAGGATCGATTCGATGGGCAAGGCGGTATAGTATTAGTACTCTAGTAGTATAAATTAACAAGCATTTGGGCCATGCCTGGATGGTGGACGCCTGCGTGCGTCCTCTGGTATAAAGGCCAGCCCGATGCAGCAGTTTCTTGCAGCACAGCCGAGCAGTAACGGCAGCactgcagcagcagcagcagcagctccaccgtcgtcgccgtcgcccctgCGTTCGAGGCCACCCAGgagagagcagcagcagcagcagagcaTCGTCAAGGAGGCCACCATGGCCGACGAGCACCAGGAACTCACCAAGGCCTTCTCAGGTACGTACGGCGAACCAAATTATTAACCACTGCACTGAAACTGAAAGGtgttctcttcttcttcttgatcGTTCGCTCACTTTGGGTTTCGGATGCTCCATGGAACGTCGGCTGCAGGGATGGGAGGTCTGGGCGTGGAGGAGACGGCGCTGGTGTCGGCGCTGGGGCGGTGGAGGAAGCAGCCGGAGAAGCGGGCGCAGTTCCGCAGGGGCTTCCCGGGCTTCTTcgcgccggcggcggcgggggcgggggcggggccGATCGAGCGCTGCTCCGACGACTACGTGCGGCACCTCAAGACGGAGTTCGCCCGGTTCAAGACCCTCATGGTGCTGTGGGCGATGCACCCGTGGGAGCGCGACGCGCGCTGGGCGCACCGCGCGCTGCACAAGAAGCACCACCCGGTGGCCGTCCTCGTCGAGCTCGCCTGCACGCGCGCCGCCGACGAGCTCCTCGGCGCCCGCCGCGCCTACCACGCGCTCTACCACCGCTCCCTCGAGGAGGACGTCGCGTACCGCGTCAAGGACGCCGCCGCCAACCGCCTGCTCCTCGGGCTCGTCACCGCCTACCGCTACGAGGGCCCGCGCGTCGACGaggagctcgccaaggaggagGCCGCGGCGCTCTCCGGCGCCGTAGCCAAGGCGGCCCAGAGCGAGCTCGTGGTGCGGGTGCTCGCCACCAGGAGCAAGCCGCAGCTCCGGGCGACCTTCAGGCTGTACAGGGAGCTCCACGGCAAGCCGCTGGAGGAGGAGTTCGGCGGCGAGGCGCCGTGCCTGCGGGAGGCCGTGAGGTGCCTCGAGTCGCCGGCCAGGTACTTCGGCGAGGTGATCGACGGGGCGttcaaggaggaggcggacaagCAGGCCAAGGCGGCGCTGACCCGCGTCGTCGTGTCCCGGTCCGACGCCGACATGGAGGAGATCAAGGAGGCCTACCTGAAACAGCACGGGGCCAAGCTCGTGGACGCCGTCGCCAAGAACACCCACGGACATTACAGGGACGCGCTGCTCGCCATGATCGGGAAGTGATCCATTGAGGCTCGGTCAGCTGGAGCCGGTCAATTTGCTCTccttttttgctattttaccttaatTGATTAATCGCTTTTTTGCAGCGACAGATCGTGTTAATTATCTATTATCTACTGCTTATCTTACGTCCAAATGTATGGATATCTCCACTATCCCGCATGATTGAATAAAAATAATTTTCTTTCCAATGTAATGGCTCAACAAAATTTTATCGAGTCGTTTCTTGGAAGGTTGCATGCACGAATCCAGCACAACTATGCTGAACTCATTTGTCGAAAACAACTTTCCTCGGGAAAAGAAACACGTGACAACTCTTTTAATGATTGATAAAAAAAGCATGATCGATGAACACACTAGCACCCCACTCATGAAAAAAAGAGTCCCGTGCCTCCATCCGTCGTTTGGAACATATTCAGCACCCAGTTTTAAAGAAACGAGTGAAATCTGTTTTTTAGAAATAAGTGAAATATGTTTCATCAATTTTAAAATTATTTAAAATATATTCAAATTTGTTCTTGTTTCAAAGATCACGACATCAGAAATCCAAATATGTAAAAAGATTCaaaaatagattttttttcaTAAGATACAAATAAATTAATATCTCACAGGAAAAATGAAGTACTAGCTTTTCTGTGGGTGAAGAGAGAATCATGTGTCCATGCAGTCAATCTCACGCTCTCTCTCAGGCCTAAAGCTGACACATCTGAGCCCGCACCTTCCTATGCGAATCTGACTAATGGCTTGTGTATTCTACGGCAGATGAAGGCACGGGAGATTTTGCGCTTCCTCAAGAAAAGAGATTCCTACGTGCACGGGAGGTCCGTGCCTCTACCGCGGTTGTTTCCCTTGAAGATCCGAGTGCATGCAAACGCCTTCGCTGTAGCGTCTATCATATGTACGTATACAGATTGTATAGTCATTCTTTCCCATGCATGTTGACCACTTTTTGTGCAGGCGGCTTTGGCAGAGTCTAGAGCAAATAAGCATAGACCACTCCCATGCATACGCACACAACGGCACCCATGACAGATTTTTCCTTGCAAGGTGAAAATTGTAAAAAAAATAAATGCAGTGGAAATAAAGTTTTTTAATGAGAGAATTCTATGTTTCCTGAAGTTAAATCATTGTTTGAAATGGAGTGGATGTGCTTTTCGAAATGGATGAAGCCAGATATTCAAATGAGTAAATTTTGTGTTGAATGATGAGTGAAATGAAGTCTTCTGAAACAAGTGAAATATGTTTCTCTAAATTGTCGCGAAAACTagatttttttttcttctgtATGAGCAAATTTATATATTATTAAATGAGTAGAAATAAGTCTTTTGGAATGAGTGAAATCTGTTTTTAGATTTGACGAAATCAGTTGTTTGAAATGAGTGACATTTTTCTGATTGTGTGAAATGAGTGAAATCGCCTCTTTGAAATTAGTAATTTTTAGTTGTGTGAATAAGTATTTTGAACTAATGAAATCGATGATTTAGAAAAATATTGAATGTGTTATTTGAAATGAGTGAATATGTTGCTTAAACAAGTGAAATCATTATTTTGGAAATGATAAAAATTGATTGGGTGAGAGAGACAAAGAGTCTTCTGATACAGTGAACAGTGTTTCCAAATGAGTGAAATCAGCGTTTTGAAACGAGTGAAATCAACACCGCGGTTTTAAAGAGACGAGTGAAACCTGTTTTCCTTAGAAATAAGTGAAATATGTTTCATTGAATTCTAAAATTATTTAAAATATATCAAATAGTGTCGTTTCAAAGATCTCAACATCGGAAATCCAAATATGTAAACAAGATAAAAATACGATTTTTTTTCATAAGATACAAATAAATTCAATTCTCACATAGGAAAAATGAAGTACTAGCTTTTCTATTGGGTGGAGAGATAATCAAGTGTCCATCAGCTCAATCTCACGCTCTCTCTCAGGCCTAAAAGCTGACGCAGTCTGAGCCGTAAATTAGGCCATGCTCCTCCGATATAAATAGTGACAGT encodes:
- the LOC125554355 gene encoding annexin D4-like, encoding MQQFLAAQPSSNGSTAAAAAAAPPSSPSPLRSRPPRREQQQQQSIVKEATMADEHQELTKAFSGMGGLGVEETALVSALGRWRKQPEKRAQFRRGFPGFFAPAAAGAGAGPIERCSDDYVRHLKTEFARFKTLMVLWAMHPWERDARWAHRALHKKHHPVAVLVELACTRAADELLGARRAYHALYHRSLEEDVAYRVKDAAANRLLLGLVTAYRYEGPRVDEELAKEEAAALSGAVAKAAQSELVVRVLATRSKPQLRATFRLYRELHGKPLEEEFGGEAPCLREAVRCLESPARYFGEVIDGAFKEEADKQAKAALTRVVVSRSDADMEEIKEAYLKQHGAKLVDAVAKNTHGHYRDALLAMIGK